The following nucleotide sequence is from Devosia salina.
CGCGCGGGCGCTTCGTCATCATGGGCGATGCCGATGACAGCTACGACTTTGCCAATCTCGATGCCTATATGGCCCAGTTGCGCGATGGTGCCGATCTGGTCATGGGCAACCGCTTTGCCGGCGGCATCGCACCGGGCGCAATGCCCTGGCATCATCGCTATATCGGCAACCCGGTTCTGAGTTTCCTGGGCCGCCTGTTCTTCCGGACGCCCATTCGCGATTTCCATTGCGGGTTGCGCGGTTTTTCGCGCGACGCCATCAGCAATCTCAACCTGCGGACCACCGGCATGGAGTTCGCCTCGGAAATGGTGGTCAAGGCCACCCTGAGCCAGCTAGACGTGCGCGAGGTCCCCACCACGCTCAAGCCCGATGGCCGCTCGCGCCGGCCGCATCTGCGTTCCTTCCGCGATGGCTGGCGGCATCTGCGCTTCCTGCTGCTGTTTTCCCCGCGCTGGCTGTTTCTCTATCCGGGCGTTGCGCTGCTCTGGATCGGCCTTGTCGTCGGCGCGCAATTGCTGCGCGGTCCGGTGGTGATCGGTGGCGTCACCTTCGGTGTTCACACACTGCTGGTGGCGGCGCTCTGCGTCATCATGGGCACCCAGTCCATCGCCTTCGCCATCATCGGCCGCCGCTTCGCCTCGCGTTATGGCTTCATTCCGCGCTCTGGCGTCTATGACCGGCTGCTCGAAGGCCTGACGCTCGAACGCCTGCTTCTGTTTGCGGTCCTGCTCATGCTGGGCGGCATGGGCGCCATGGGCTGGGGGCTCTGGGAATGGGCGCGACGCGATTTCGGCCCGCTCACCTCGAGCGCAACATTGCGCATGGTGATCCTGGCCATGACTGCCCTGGTCACCGGCTTCCAGCTGATGATGAGCGCCTTCATGTCCTCCATGATCAACATTCCCATCTATGAGCGTCGCCTGGCCGATCAGCCCGCGCCCGACGACCAGTTCCGCCGCCGCTCCGACCGGGCTTAGCCCCGGCCGGCGGCGCGCCACACAAAGGCTTCCGCGACAATGCTCGACCCTCTCCTCCTTCTCGCCCTGCTGGGCGTTGGCATGCTGGCTGGCTTTGTCGATGCCATCGCCGGCGGGGGCGGCATGATCACCGTGCCGGCCCTGCTCTCGGCGGGCCTGCCACCGGTGGCAGCGCTCGCCACCAACAAGATGCAGAGTGTCGTGGGCACGGGCATGGCTGTCTGGACCTATTGGCGGCGCGGTTTTGTCAACCTGCCCAGCCTCATCCCGGCGATTGCCTTGACCTTTGCCGGCAGCTTTCTCGGGGCACTCACGGTCAGCCAGCTCGATACCAGCCTGCTCGATATCGCCGTGCCCGTGGCGCTGATCGCCATCGCGCTCTATTTCCTCTTCGCCCCCAAACTCTCCGATGCCGACAAGGCCGCCCGCCTGCCCTTCGGGCCCCTCGTGCCGGTCATGGGCTTTGCCATCGGCTTTTACGACGGGGTCTTCGGGCCAGGCACCGGCTCGTTCTTCACCATCGGCTTTGTGCTGTTGTTCGGGCTCGGATTGACGCGCGCCACCGGCAGCACCAAGGCGCTCAATTTCACGTCCAACCTGGCGGCGCTGGCCATTTTCATCCCGCAGGGGCACGTTGTCTGGCCGGTCGCCATTGTCATGGCGCTGGGCCAGCTCATTGGCGGTTATGTCGGAGCCCATACCGGCATCCGCTATGGCGCCAGGGTCATTCGCCCCCTTGTGGTCGTCGTCTCGATCGCCCTGGCGATCAAGCTCCTGGCCTTCCCCTGATCAGGCCGGGTCCAGTCCTGCGGCCACGCGCAGCGCCGCATTGATCCGATCCTGCCAGCCGGGCCCGTCTTCCTGGAAATGCTCCAGCACGGCACGGTCGAGCCGCAGCGACACCATTTCCTTGCCCTCGGGCGGGGTTGTGGTCCGTGCCGGTTTGTCCTCGGTCTTGCTTGTTACGGATTTGAAGGCAGCTTCCGCCTGATCCAGGGCACTGCCGCGTCGGGGTGTTCGCATCTCATGTCCTCGCTGATTGCTGGGCGCACCATACCGCCCTGGGCAAGAAAAAGCCCCGGTGTTTCCACCGGGGCTTTCCACCAAGATCGTGACTGGGAAGAAACGATCCTGGAAGCTCTTTCTTCCAGGCGACAAGGTCGCCCGGCCGTCGGCCGCCCACGCGGAGGGCGAGTGGTCGGCCTTTCGCCGACCACGTATGGCCCGTGAGCGAAGGAGGATCTGGTTCGCTTTCGCGAACTAGAAATCCATGCCGCCCATGCCGCCCATGCCGCCGCCGCCCGGCATTGCCGGTGCCTCAGCCTTCGGGGCTTCGACGATCGTGGCCTCGGTGGTGATCAGCAGCGAAGCAACCGAAGCGGCGTCTTCGAGAGCGGTACGAACCACCTTCACCGGGTCGATGACGCCCAGGGAAACCAGATCGCCATATTCGCCGGTCGCGGCATTGTAGCCGAACGAGATGGCGGAGTTCTCGAGGACCTTGCCCACGACGACCGAGCCTTCAGCGCCAGCATTGTTGGCGATGCAGCGCAGCGGCTCCTGCAGGGCGCGGCGGACGATCGAGATACCGGCTTCCTGGTCGGCATTGGCGCCCTTGGCCTTGATGTTGGAGGCAGCGCGGAGCAGGGCAACGCCACCACCCGGCACGATGCCTTCTTCAACGGCAGCGCGGGTCGCGTTGAGCGCGTCATCGACGCGGTCCTTGCGTTCCTTGACTTCCACTTCAGTCGAACCACCGACGCGGATCACGGCAACACCACCGGCGAGCTTGGCCAGGCGTTCCTGCAGCTTTTCGCGGTCATAGTCCGAAGAGGTCTCTTCGATCTGGGCCTTGATCTGGCCGACGCGGGCCTGGATCTCGTCCTGGGTGCCGGCGCCATCGACGATCGTGGTGTTTTCCTTGGTGATCTCGACGCGCTTGGCAGTGCCGAGCATGTCCAGGGTCACGTTCTCGAGCTTGATACCGAGATCTTCGGAGATCACCTGGCCGCCGGTGAGGACAGCGATGTCTTCCAGCATGGCCTTGCGGCGGTCACCAAAGCCCGGGGCCTTGACGGCAGCGACCTTGAGGCCGGCGCGCAGGCGGTTGACGACCAGGGTCGGCAGGGCCTCGCCATCGACGTCTTCGGCAATGATCAGCAGCGGACGCTGGGACTGAACGACAGCTTCCAGGATCGGCAGGATCGCCTGCAGGTTGGAAAGCTTCTTTTCGTGCAGCAGGATGTACGGGTCCTCGAGGGTCGCCGTCATCTTTTCAGCATTGGTCACGAAATAGGGCGAGAGATAGCCGCGGTCGAACTGCATGCCTTCGACGACATCGAGTTCAGTCTCGGCGGTCTTGGCTTCCTCGACGGTGATGACACCCTCGTTGCCGACCTTCTGCATGGCCTCGGCGATCATGTCGCCGATGGACGATTCGCCATTGGCCGAAATGGTGCCGACCTGGGCAACTTCGGACGACGAGGTGATCTTCTTGGACGAGCCCTTGAGGCTCTCGATCACGTCGGCAACGGCCAGGTCGATGCCGCGCTTGAGGTCCATCGGGTTGAAGCCGGCGGCGACGGCCTTGACGCCTTCGACGACAATGGCCTGACCCAGAACGGTCGCGGTGGTGGTGCCGTCACCGGCAATGTCGTTGGTCTTGGAAGCGACCGAACGCAGCAGCTGCGCGCCCAGGTTCTCGAACTTGTCTTCGAGCTCGATTTCCTTGGCGACCGACACGCCGTCCTTGGTGATGCGCGGGGCACCGAACGACTTTTCGATCACGACGTTGCGGCCCTTGGGGCCGAGGGTGACCTTCACCGCATTGGCGAGGATGTTGACGCCGCGCAGCATCTTTTCGCGGGCATCGGTGGAGAATTTGACTTCCTTGGCGGCCATTTATGGCTCCTTGAGAATATCTGGTTGGGGGGACGACAAAAAAGGCGCGAGAAGCGGATTACGCTTCGATCACGCCCATGATGTCGCTTTCCTTCATGATGATCAGGTCTTCGCCATTGAGCTTGACCTCGGTGCCGCTCCACTTGCCGAAGAGCACGCGATCGCCGGCCTTGACGTCCAGCGCATTGATCTTGCCGTTTTCGTCGCGGGCGCCGGGGCCCACGGAGACGATCACACCCTCGGAGGGCTTTTCCTTGGCGGTGTCTGGGATGATGATCCCGCCTTTGGTCTTTTCTTCACTGTCGACGCGACGGACGACCACGCGGTCATGCAGGGGACGGAAGCCCATGATTTGTTCCTCTTGGCATCATTTCTGAATGCGATTCTGTGCTTGTTAGCACTCGCTTTGGGTGAGTGCTAACAAGCTGTTGGGGATATAGGGATCGGGCTTCCAAAGAGTCAAGGCGCGTGAACCGAAGTTTTTGTTCGTGCGTTACTACGGGACGGTTTTCGAACGCATGGAGAAATTGAAATGGACGAGCGCAGGGAAGCGGAAGCGCGGGTGACGCCGGTCGAGGGGCGCGTCCACATCATTTTCGATGATGCCGAGATCGCCAGCACCCTCCATGCCCTCAGCCTTGAGCGCCAGGGCCGGTCGCCCTTGGTCTTCGTGCCCCTGGACGACGTCCATCCCGGGATTCTCGAAGCCTCCGAAACCCAGCGGCACGAGGATGGGCCCGGCGACGCCCATTTCTACACCATCAAGACCCTCACTGCCGACGGTGTGGACGAAGCCTGGTACTACCCCTATGCCGACGGCGCCTATGCGCCGATCCGCGACATGCTCACCTTTGGGGGTGACCGGGTTTCGGTGCGGGTGTCAGAAGTCTAGGCGCGCCCGCCCGGCGGCGCTGTTTCCCTCTTCCCCCCGCTCCAAGACTGGGCCATAAGCAGCCTTATGAGCGAACAGTCTTCTTTTCAGATCAAACTGCGCCGCGCCGGCGGCGTCGGCGCCAATACCAACTGGCATTGGGAGGTGCAGGACGCCTCGGGCAAGGTCGTCAAGTCCGGCAGTGCCGTCGGCCCCGAGCACAAGGCCTTCGCCACGGCCCGCATCGCCAAGGAAAAGCTGGAAGCTGCGGGCAAATAGGCCCCGGACAGGACTGTCGTGACCGCGTCCCCCGCAGAGCCTGCCCGCGCTTCCGCCAAGGCTGCGACGGGTGACCCGCTGCGCGGCATTGCCCTCAAGGTCGCCTCGGTCTGCTGCTTTGTGGTCATGGCCACCATGCTCAAGGCCACCCACACCGTGCCCTCCGGGCAGATGGTGTTCTTCCGCTCATTTTTCGCCATGCTGCCCGTGCTGGGCTTCCTCGCCTGGAAGGGCAATCTTGCCAGCGCCTTCCAGACCACGCGTCCGCTCGGGCACGTGCTGCGCGGCCTGATCGGTGTCACCTCGATGAGCCTGGGCTTTTTCGCGCTGACCCGCCTGCCGCTGCCCGAAGCAACGGCCATCGGCTATGCCTCCCCGCTGATCATCGTCATTCTCTCAGCCGTGCTGCTGCATGAGCGGGTGCATGTGTTCCGCTGGACCACCGTCCTGGTGGGTCTGGTGGGCGTCATGGTCATTCTCTGGCCGCGCCTGACGGTGCTCTCGGGCGGTGCCGTGCTGGGGGATGCGGAGGCCGTGGGCGCGCTGGCTGCCTTTGGCGGCGCCATCCTGTCCGCCTTTGCCATGCTGCAGGTCCGCACCCTGGTGCAGACCGAGCGGACCGAAACCATCGTCACCTATTTCTTCATCAGTGCCAGCGTCATCAGCCTCTGCACCATTCCCCTGGGCTGGGTCTGGCCGACACCGGAGCAGGCGGTGCTGCTGGTCGGTGCCGGCGTTTTTGGCGGTCTCGGGCAATTGCTGCTGACTTCGTGCTACCGCCATGCCGACATGTCGGTCATTGCCCCGTTCGAATACACCTCGCTGCTCCTGACCATCATCATCGGCTTCGTGATCTTTGCCGATGTGCCCACCATAACCATGCTGGTCGGCGCGCTGATCATCGTCGCATCCGGCATTGCCGTCATCCTGCGTGAGCACTGGCTGGGGCTGGACAGGTCCAAGGCGCGCCAGGCCAACACGCCCTAGTGTCGCGATACGCCACGCGCTACTCCAGTGGCGCTGCCACCGCCGTGGTGATCAACGGGAACCCGAGCTGCGGAAAATCGATATCGTCCAGTCTGGGGGTCAGGACAATCGCGAGCAGAGCCACTGCGGCGCCTGTCTTGAGCAGTTTTGCTCTTCTGCGCCTTTGGGCCATCGTAAGCATCTGAAATCACCTCCTGTTTGCAAAGAACGCAATGCTCGGGCCCGGCCACGGGTTGCACTGCTGGGGCAAGTCCTGACACCGTGGAGGCCTGTGTCCCGGGGAGGAGCGCCATGGCCGGCACGGCCGCAATCATCTTCACTGTCCTCATGGCCGGCCTGGCCGTGTTCCAGCTTGCTTTGGCGCTGGGTGCGCCGCTGGGCCATTTCGCCTGGGGTGGACAGCACAAGGTCCTGCCGCGCGGCCTGCGCATCGGCAGCCTGCTGTCGATAGTCCTCTATGGGCTGTTCTCGGCCATCGTGATGATGCGGTCGGCGCTTCTTGCGCCCTGGCCGGATGCGGGTTGGATCGGTCCGGCCACCTGGGCTCTCGTCGCCTATCTGGCCCTGGGTATCGTGATGAACGCCATCTCCCGCAGCCTGCCGGAACGCCTCACCATGACGCCGCTTGTTGCGGTGCTCTGTGCTCTGGCGCTGATCGTGGCCCTGTCCTAGAGCGCTTTCAGCAAAAGTGGACACCACTTTCGCTTCTCGGGCGCCGACCCGAGAATCGAAAGCGTGACAAAACAAAAAGATAGAGCTCCCGTTCGGATTCAGTCAGAACGGGAATTGCCCTAGCCGGTAGCGGCCATGTCCGACCAGCTCTGGCGCTTGCGATAGATCGTCGAGGGACTGATCTCCAGCGCCGCCGCGGCCATCGAGATATTGCCGCCAAACGTGGCGATCGCGTCCTCGATGATGCGCTGTTCCTGCTGCCACATCGGCAGGATGCTGCGGCGCTCGGCACGCGGCGCCTCGACCGGGGCAGGGGCGGAGACCTTGGATTCAATGTCGGCGGCGCCGATCATGGCGGCAGTGATCTCGCCACCGTCGAACATCACCACCAGCCGCCGCACCAGGTTCTGCAATTGCCGCACATTGCCGGGCCAATCAGCGGCCGTCAGCAATTGCGCGGCCTCCTGGGTAATGCCGGTGAAGCTCTTGTGCTCCTCGCGGGCATAGCGGCTGAGGAAGTGGCGGGTCAGCACCATGATGTCGCTGGGGCGCTGGCGCAGGGGCGGCAGGTGGATGGGCAGCACGTGCAGGCGATAGAATAGGTCCTCACGGAACTGCCGGTCGGCGATCATCTGCATCGGGTTGCGATTGGTGGCGCAGATCACGCGCACATCCACCTTGCGCGCGGCGGTTTCGCCCACCCGGCTGATCGTACCCGTCTGCAGGAACCGCAACAGCTTCGACTGCAGCGAGAGATCCATCTCGCCCACTTCGTCGAGAAACAGCGTGCCGCCATCGGCCAGTTCCGCCGCGCCCTTGCGATCCTCATGGGCACCCGTAAAGGCGCCGCGCACCACGCCGAACAGCTCGCTTTCCATCAGGTCGCGGGGAATGGCGGCGCAATTGATGGCGACAAACCGGTTTCCGGCGCGTTGGCCCTTGGCGTGCAAGGCCTCGGCGCAGACGTCCTTGCCCGTACCGCTCTCGCCGGTGATGAACACCGGCGCCGAGGAAGCGGCAACGCGCCCGATCTGTTCATAGAGGAATTGCATGGCGCTCGAGGCGCCCACAAATCCGGCAAAATCGGCAACCACCGGCTCGGGCCCGGCCTCGACGCCCAGCGAGCGGGGTCGCCCGTGGCGTTGCGCCAGTTCCGCCAGCCGTCCGGCCAGGGTCGCGCCGCTGACCGGCTTGGCGACATAGTCGTGGGCGCCGGCACGCATCGCGCCCAGCGCCGCGCTGACCGAACCGCTCCCGGCCACGGCCAGGATAAGGGCGCCTTCGGCCAGTCGCACCAGCCGGTTCATTGCGTCCTCGATGCTCGGTCCGAGGTCCGTCAGGCTTTCCAGGTCGGCGATGATCACGTCGAAGCGCGTCTTGCGCAGCATGTCCACGGCGGATCGGCCGGTCGCGACCTGGGTCACTCGGGGCGCCACAAGCAGTGCCCCTGCCAAGCCTTCGCCGGTCTGGCGGGCACAGGCAACATCGGCGTCGATCAGCAAGAGCCGGCCGCAGAGCGCGTTGTCGCTTCCGCTCGTCATCATCATTGCGCAGTAAACCCTGGTCTGGTCCGTAGTCGGAACGTTCTTGTCGTTTTCCGAATTGTTGCGAATTAGGGTAAATATTCCGTTCTTGCGCCCGTCATCCAAACAACGTTTATCTCTGGCCCATGCGAAACGAATCCAGTCAGGATGTTTTTGAACCAATTGTGCGCGGCATCACCCAGACGGGTGTCCGCCTGGCCAATGAGCGCGCGGTTCTGTCTCTGATTGCCGGCATTCCCGGGGTCTCCAATGCCGATATTGCGCGCCGCTCCGGCCTCGGGCCGCAGACCACCGCGCGCATCCTGGCCGATCTCGAGGCGCGTGACCTGATCATCCGGGGTGAGGTGCTGCGGGGCCGGCGCGGCCAGCCGGCGACTCCCTATCGACTCAATCCACAGGGCGGGTATTCACTGGGCGTCGAGATCGGCTGGCAGCACTACGAGGTTCTCCTGCAGAATATTGCCGGTCAGGCAGTGGCTGCGGTCAGGCGCAGCTACCCCTATCCCGATCCGCGCACCGTCTTCGCCGAAGTGGCGTCGGACGTGGAAATTCTGCTCTCCGGCCTCAACGACGGCCAGCACGAGCGCCTTTCGGGGATCGCCGTCACTTCCCCGGGCAATTTCGGGCCACTGCTCGATCTGCTCGGTACGCCCGCTGGCCTTCGCGAGCAATGGGCCGAAATCGACGTCGGTGTCCGCATGGCTGAAACCACCGGCCTGCCGGTCGTTTGGGTCAACGATGGCAGTGCGGCGGCCTGGCGGGAAATTACCGTCCACCCCACGCCGCGACCGAGTGGCATTGCGGGCTTCTTCGTGGGCACATTCGTCAGCGGCGGCGTCGTCACCGGCGGCAGCCTGCTCGAGGGGCCCTATGGCAATGCGGCCGATCTGGGGGCCATCATCGTTCACGACCGGAGCGGTCGGCCGGCCTATCTGCACCTGATGGCCTCGCTCCATGCGTTGAAACTGCGCGTGCTCGATGGCGGTGGGCCGGCACTGCAGGGTTCGCCGCGCAAATGGGATTGGGACCAGATCGAGCCGCATGTGTCGCGCTGGCTTGATGATGCCGGGCACGCCCTGGCGCAGGCCATTCTCACCACCACGGCAATGATCGAGATCGACCTGGCCATCATCAACGGCGATCTTCCCGAATCGATTCTGCAGCGACTGCTCGATGGCACCCAGGCCCATCTGGCAGGCCTGCCGCTCATGCTCGCGCATCGCCCCCGGCTGGCGCGCGGCCGCGCCGGGCCTTCTGCGGTGGTGTTCGGCGCCGCGCAATTATTGCTGTTCCGCCAGCACTTTTCGCGCGCCTGGGAGCTCTTCGAGCCCGATCCCGCCAAATAGGGCGGGACAGAGCCCCGGCGGCGCTTTTTCCGCTGCTGGTGGGGTGCTAAGTAAAAATGTGTCGAATCCCGGCGCCGGCGCATGGTCCGGAACACTGGCACCGGTGTTCCGGCAAGTCATGCGCCACAAATACAGGGGTTTCAGGTCCGCCGTGCAGGCTCTTGTGTATTCGTTGATCGCGTTTTCCGCAGCCGGGCTGGGGGCATTGGCCTATTTTGGCCTGACCTTCACACCGGCCAATGCGATTCTGGTTGCCGTGGTCTTCGCCTGTGCCTGTGTTGTGCTCATGGAGCGCGTGCTGCGCCAGCGCGCCGAAAACCGGCTTGAGCGTGCCATCGAGGATCTCTCCCGACTCCTGGCCACCGACGCCCAGGCCGGCGCGGTGCTGGGCCAGCGCATCAACGCCATTGCCGACCTCAACCCTGGCCAGCGCCTCGAAACCGTCGAGGCCGATATTTCGGTCTTGGGCACGGTCATCCGGCAGGTCGCCGAAGCGGTTGCCGAAGTCGAGGACAAGGTGGCCAAGGCCGGCTCGTCCCGGCCGGCGTCGCAGCCGGCCGATGCGCGCCTGATCACGCCACCACCTCCGCCGGCCCAGCCGACTCCCGTCATCGTCCCTGAGACCGAGCCGGTCATTCCGCTCGAAATGCTGCGCCAGGCGCTCGACGAGAGCCGCCTGGTCCATCACGTGCAGCCCGTCGTCAAGCTCCCGCAACGCCGGGCCGTGGGCTATGATATGGTGCCGCGGCTAATGCTCGAGGATGGCGAACTGGCCGAAGCGCGCGATTTCATGCCGCGTCGCGGCGGCAAGGACGTGATCCGCATCATCGAAGGGACGGGCCTTGTCGAAGCCGTGGCCATCGCCCGGCGGTCCCGCACAGGTGGCCAGCCGGCCATGATGCACATCCCGCTCTCCCGTGCCTCATTGGGCGACGAGGCATCCGCCGAGCAGCTCCTGGTGACGCTCGATGCCAACCGCGCCATTGCCGGGGCGCTGACTTTCCTCGTCTCCGAGAGCGACTGGCAGTCCCTGACCACGCATGAGCGGGCCGTGGTCGAGCAAATGGTGCGCAAGGGCGCCGGTTTCTCCATCGCCGGCATGACCTCGCTCCGCGTCGATGTGGCGGATATGGCGGCCCTCGGCGTCCGCTCGCTGCGCGTCGACGCCGGCCGCTTCATTGCCGCGCCCGAAGCCTTCACCGACTTTCACATGACGGATATCGCCAACTACCTGGCGCGCTTCGAAGTGACCCTTCTGGCCACCGGCATCGCCAATGAGCGGCAGATCGTCGAACTGCTCGACAGCGACATCCTCCTGGTGCAGGGCGACTATATCGCCGCCCCCGGCCCGGTGCGCTCCGACCTGACGCTGGATTCGACCCGTACCGTCACCCCGCAATTGCGCCGCGCCGAGCTCTAGGCCTGGACCCGGGCTGCGTCAGGATGGCTAGCGCCACCCAACCGCTTTTTCAATCCATTGATCAGGCCGCGCGCGCCGGCCTCCGTTTGCTCCGCTTCCTGGCCCGGCTCCGCGGCCGTCAGGGTGAAAGTCCCGATCACGCGGTCCAGCTCGGCCGCCTGCGCTTCGGTCTGCTCGATGGCGGCATTGGTCTCTTCCACCAGCGCTGCATTGTGCTGGGTCATCTCGTCGAGCTGGCGCACCGCCATGTTGACCTCCTCGATCGAGGCCGCCTGTTCCCGGCTGGCGCGGGCCATGCCCGTCAGCATCGTGGCATTGGCGCTGATCCCGGCCTGCACGGCCAGCAGCCGCTCGGCCGCCTCAGCGACCAGCTTCGAGCCGCCGCCAACCTCGCTGGCGCTCTGCTCCACCAGGGCCTTGACGTCGGCCGAGGCCTGCGCCGCACTCTGCGCCAGCCGCCGCACTTCCACCGCCACCACGGCAAAGCCCTTGCCCGCTTCACCGGCACGGGCCGCTTCCACCGAAGCGTTGAGCGCCAGCAGATTGGTCTGGAAGGCGATGTCGTCGATCAGCCCGATAATGTTGGAAATCTTGGCCGAAGACTGGGTGATGCGCTCCATGGCCTCCGTGGCTTTGCTCATCACCGCGCCGCTGGCTTCCGCTTCTGCCGAGACGGTGCGCGCCTTGCCGCTGGCATCCTCTGCCTGGCTGGCGTTTTCGCTGACCACATTGCGCAATTGTTCCATGGCCGCGGAAGTCTCCTCGATCGTGGCGGCCTGCCGTGTGGTCCGCTCGGAAAGATCATTTGCCCCGGCCAGGATTTCGCCCGTGGCTGTCTTCAGCGCCCCGGAGGTCTGGCGCAACTGGACGATGACCTGCCCGAGCTGCTCGGCAACGCCATTGGTGTCCGATTTGAGACGCGCAAAGGCGCCCTTGTAGCTGCCGTTGACGCGCTGCGACAGATCGGCCTTGGCCAGCGCCGAGAGTACCTCGCCGGTTTCCCCGATGCCGCGCTCCACCGTCGCCAGCAATTCATTGACATTCTCGGCCAGGCGCTTGAGTTCGGGGTTGGAAAGATCGGTTTCCGCCCGCAGCGAAAAGTCGCCGTCGATAGCCGCGCCCACCACGCGGTCGATGTCCTGCTGCAGCGCTTCGACCATGCGCACCTGCTGGGCGCGTTCGGCATTCATGCTGTCCTCGGCGGCGCGCAATTCGGCGATGCGCAAGCCGTTCTGCCGGAACACTTCCACCGCCTCGGCCATCGCCCCCAGTTCGTCGGCGCGGCCCAGTCCCGGGACTGTCATGTCCAGCTGGTCGCCCGCGATGCCGGTCATCGCCCCGGTCAACCGTCCCACCGGCCGGGTGATGGTCCGCGCGATCAGCACGCTGCCCAGCGCCGAAAGGGCCAGCAACGCCGCCCCGATCACCAGCATAATGTTCCGCAGCATGTGCGAAGGCGCCAGGATGTCCGAAGCGTTTTCCAGGGCCACCACGGCCCAGTCGG
It contains:
- a CDS encoding methyl-accepting chemotaxis protein, yielding MKLSLRLPIMVVGIAMATGASLGLAAYFSSDAIVTSQAEQRLDAAADNATAALDAYLSEVRQDLTLFANRSDVAAALYSFAGAVHSLKGQGDPATLLQDAYVASNPHPHGERLLLDTSEKLSVYDQIHRKQHDEFRSLLETRGYYDIFLFDLDFNNVYSVQKEADFGTSFADGGGPWAGSDLGKVVRAAMAGNPGDVFLTDFAPYGPSGAPASFIAAPVYDQGLQAGVLAYQMPLGRISEVLSRTKGLGESGDVFLVGQDGLVRNDSPKTENDDALSTSLGGEIVTNALAGTAGLGPVDHDGEQMIGKAMPISFGGSDWAVVALENASDILAPSHMLRNIMLVIGAALLALSALGSVLIARTITRPVGRLTGAMTGIAGDQLDMTVPGLGRADELGAMAEAVEVFRQNGLRIAELRAAEDSMNAERAQQVRMVEALQQDIDRVVGAAIDGDFSLRAETDLSNPELKRLAENVNELLATVERGIGETGEVLSALAKADLSQRVNGSYKGAFARLKSDTNGVAEQLGQVIVQLRQTSGALKTATGEILAGANDLSERTTRQAATIEETSAAMEQLRNVVSENASQAEDASGKARTVSAEAEASGAVMSKATEAMERITQSSAKISNIIGLIDDIAFQTNLLALNASVEAARAGEAGKGFAVVAVEVRRLAQSAAQASADVKALVEQSASEVGGGSKLVAEAAERLLAVQAGISANATMLTGMARASREQAASIEEVNMAVRQLDEMTQHNAALVEETNAAIEQTEAQAAELDRVIGTFTLTAAEPGQEAEQTEAGARGLINGLKKRLGGASHPDAARVQA
- a CDS encoding EAL domain-containing protein, which translates into the protein MYSLIAFSAAGLGALAYFGLTFTPANAILVAVVFACACVVLMERVLRQRAENRLERAIEDLSRLLATDAQAGAVLGQRINAIADLNPGQRLETVEADISVLGTVIRQVAEAVAEVEDKVAKAGSSRPASQPADARLITPPPPPAQPTPVIVPETEPVIPLEMLRQALDESRLVHHVQPVVKLPQRRAVGYDMVPRLMLEDGELAEARDFMPRRGGKDVIRIIEGTGLVEAVAIARRSRTGGQPAMMHIPLSRASLGDEASAEQLLVTLDANRAIAGALTFLVSESDWQSLTTHERAVVEQMVRKGAGFSIAGMTSLRVDVADMAALGVRSLRVDAGRFIAAPEAFTDFHMTDIANYLARFEVTLLATGIANERQIVELLDSDILLVQGDYIAAPGPVRSDLTLDSTRTVTPQLRRAEL